Proteins from a single region of Nitrososphaerota archaeon:
- a CDS encoding DUF309 domain-containing protein — protein MRFLIGLKAKGVPRGSLLDSARAATRGLGVQCRNPKWTSFGSLELDVFSPTREDFDLFIEAVRPLADFEFTRDLSAPPEHKPEPELLSEARSLFNAERYWECHEVLEGIWRSKQGDEKRLLQGIILVCAAFVHHQKGEAEVAAGILRRAKPQVVYPFPRYGGFDLEALRANVETVLQTGRFSSFRV, from the coding sequence ATGCGGTTCCTCATCGGGTTGAAGGCGAAGGGGGTCCCCCGAGGGAGCCTCCTGGACTCGGCCAGGGCGGCCACCAGGGGGCTCGGCGTCCAGTGCAGGAACCCGAAGTGGACCTCCTTCGGGAGCCTCGAGCTCGACGTGTTCTCTCCGACTCGAGAAGACTTCGACCTCTTCATTGAAGCAGTCCGCCCCTTGGCAGACTTCGAGTTCACTCGTGATCTGAGCGCGCCCCCAGAGCACAAACCCGAGCCCGAGCTCCTCTCCGAAGCGAGGTCCCTCTTCAACGCGGAACGTTACTGGGAGTGTCACGAAGTCCTCGAGGGGATCTGGAGGTCGAAGCAGGGGGACGAGAAGCGGCTCCTCCAAGGGATTATCTTGGTCTGCGCCGCGTTCGTACACCATCAGAAGGGAGAGGCGGAAGTAGCCGCTGGCATCCTGAGGCGCGCCAAGCCTCAGGTCGTCTATCCCTTTCCGAGGTATGGCGGATTCGACTTGGAGGCACTCAGGGCGAACGTCGAGACGGTCCTCCAGACTGGCCGCTTCTCAAGCTTCCGGGTCTAG
- a CDS encoding arcadin 1, with translation MGKVKVSRISGVTDPLTGFPAKQIELVEVRDARRPEMFPASDEARVVQGMVSQLQSMGLMPQMREIGYSKVIMTLTESEYDMLGIRLDVNEVYELEIRNGSLTLRKVTEGT, from the coding sequence ATGGGGAAAGTAAAGGTCAGCAGGATAAGCGGGGTGACCGATCCACTTACCGGGTTCCCCGCCAAGCAGATTGAGCTAGTGGAGGTCAGGGACGCCCGCAGACCGGAGATGTTCCCGGCGAGCGACGAAGCGAGGGTCGTGCAAGGGATGGTCTCTCAGCTCCAGTCCATGGGGCTGATGCCACAGATGAGAGAAATAGGCTACTCGAAAGTTATCATGACCCTGACCGAGTCCGAATATGACATGCTTGGAATCAGGCTGGACGTCAACGAAGTTTACGAACTGGAGATACGAAATGGGTCGCTCACGCTACGGAAGGTAACGGAAGGGACCTAG
- a CDS encoding peroxiredoxin translates to MSGPKLGDRAPDFSLKAQDGRTVSLHDFAGSKNVVIYFYPKDFTAGCTAETKAFSENYDDILKLGAEVIGISSDSVESHGGFASECGAKFLLLSDPGGKVRETYGAKSSLGLIPGRVTFVVDKEGMVRHSFSSQLRPKQHIEEAVTALKALS, encoded by the coding sequence ATGTCAGGACCCAAGTTAGGGGACAGAGCTCCCGACTTCAGCCTCAAGGCGCAGGACGGGAGGACGGTCTCGCTGCACGACTTCGCAGGGTCGAAGAACGTCGTCATCTACTTCTATCCGAAGGACTTCACAGCGGGGTGCACCGCTGAGACAAAGGCGTTCAGCGAGAACTACGATGACATCCTGAAACTGGGCGCCGAGGTCATCGGCATCAGCTCAGACTCGGTCGAGAGCCATGGCGGGTTCGCCAGCGAGTGCGGCGCCAAGTTCCTCCTGCTCTCTGACCCTGGGGGGAAAGTGAGAGAGACGTATGGGGCGAAGTCATCCCTCGGTCTAATCCCAGGGAGGGTGACGTTCGTCGTGGACAAGGAAGGGATGGTGAGGCACTCCTTCTCGTCTCAACTCAGGCCGAAGCAGCACATAGAAGAAGCAGTCACAGCGCTGAAGGCGCTTTCGTAG
- a CDS encoding 6-carboxytetrahydropterin synthase, translating to MSEQLLSKLAPRLRRLDEGGYERGYRTSGGMKRSGTHQLVAGLLDGLRIAYSENVKVPGSGLVADFAVNGVWLFVEPVFSDSELRGLSQVKKDCVIVRRDVTRSDRMDHGIRVLGLGEEGGVQTIFLDDPSFSFDYAHILPKTEKCSVMHGHTSSVLVEVVGRPIEGMVVDFGVAKPVVREAVRGLDHKLFINKKYVTAMDAKSVSLMFNTVHGQFAIKAPRDTTVLLDGEATVENLAREVLGRVAPKMPRNVTAVGVYVYEGLNKGSHVLAKLHQDGASAGRKKR from the coding sequence ATGAGCGAACAACTCCTGTCTAAGCTCGCCCCCCGGCTCAGGCGCCTTGACGAAGGTGGGTATGAGAGAGGGTACAGGACGTCGGGGGGCATGAAGAGAAGCGGAACTCACCAGTTGGTAGCGGGACTCCTCGACGGCCTGCGTATCGCCTACAGTGAGAACGTGAAAGTCCCCGGATCGGGATTAGTCGCAGACTTCGCGGTCAACGGCGTATGGCTCTTCGTCGAGCCTGTGTTTAGCGACTCGGAACTGAGAGGGCTAAGTCAGGTGAAGAAAGACTGCGTGATCGTCAGGAGGGACGTGACTCGTAGCGATCGCATGGATCACGGCATCAGGGTTCTCGGTCTTGGCGAAGAGGGAGGGGTTCAGACGATTTTCCTCGACGACCCTTCTTTCAGCTTCGACTACGCCCACATCCTCCCTAAGACGGAGAAGTGTTCGGTCATGCACGGGCACACTTCCAGCGTCCTGGTGGAAGTCGTCGGCCGCCCCATCGAGGGGATGGTGGTCGACTTTGGTGTGGCGAAGCCTGTAGTCAGGGAGGCAGTGCGGGGGCTGGACCACAAGCTGTTCATCAACAAGAAGTATGTAACCGCCATGGACGCCAAGAGCGTCTCACTCATGTTCAACACTGTACACGGACAGTTTGCCATAAAGGCCCCCAGAGACACGACGGTCCTGTTGGATGGCGAAGCGACGGTAGAAAACCTGGCGAGGGAAGTCCTCGGGCGCGTTGCCCCTAAGATGCCCAGGAACGTGACTGCAGTCGGAGTCTACGTCTACGAAGGCCTCAACAAAGGGAGTCATGTATTGGCGAAACTACATCAGGACGGTGCGTCAGCAGGACGAAAGAAGCGGTAG
- a CDS encoding 7-cyano-7-deazaguanine synthase gives MLLSGGIDSATALYMVRRRYSVRALTFKYHGIARQELRASESIASRAGVSEHRLVSVPDLREAEDIPGAHFDGLPLTYIPLRNSVFYSFAASYGEEVGASVLVGGHNRDDLEVFRDVTPRFFGSLERAFRAASPILDKNDLRILRPLRRMTKPKVISLASSLGVPLEKTWSCHRNGKAHCWRCDGCLARKRSFAEAGVPDPLSPSLGKVT, from the coding sequence GTGCTTCTTTCGGGCGGGATCGACTCTGCGACCGCGCTCTATATGGTCAGGCGGCGATACTCTGTCAGGGCGCTGACCTTCAAGTACCATGGCATCGCCCGGCAGGAGCTTCGGGCGTCGGAGTCGATCGCCTCCCGGGCAGGGGTCTCGGAGCATCGGCTGGTAAGTGTCCCAGATCTGAGAGAGGCAGAAGACATCCCTGGAGCTCACTTCGACGGCCTCCCCCTCACCTACATCCCTCTCAGGAACAGCGTGTTTTACTCGTTCGCAGCCTCATATGGCGAAGAGGTGGGCGCTTCCGTCCTGGTGGGAGGTCACAATAGGGACGACCTAGAGGTCTTCCGGGATGTCACCCCCCGCTTCTTCGGCTCGCTTGAGAGGGCGTTCAGGGCAGCGTCCCCTATCTTGGACAAGAACGACCTCCGCATCCTCAGACCCCTTCGCCGGATGACGAAACCGAAGGTCATCTCACTTGCCTCCTCGCTGGGGGTGCCTCTGGAAAAGACCTGGAGCTGCCACAGAAATGGGAAGGCGCACTGCTGGAGGTGCGACGGATGCCTCGCCCGGAAGCGTTCCTTCGCCGAGGCCGGGGTACCGGACCCTCTTTCCCCCAGCCTGGGGAAAGTTACTTAA
- a CDS encoding GTP cyclohydrolase I FolE2 codes for MKRQERASDALDFIDATADVQSETSKVPIDAGIANFKVLGTTGSLTLPVELSIQTSTGLHRGVHMSRLVKAANGRRPRGVEQWLRFVCREINETQPGSSVTASFDLPFDDQFAKVTMRATQRGAVTYRYVVDGMTACPCSKKMIGIGHMQRAQMTLVLKSERALDSVGVIRRINECFSASPREHMKRLEEAKKILEAQANPRFAEDLVRECVNRFPNALFVSGRCFESIHAHDAIATWSARPGWMPIL; via the coding sequence TTGAAGAGGCAGGAGAGGGCATCGGACGCTCTCGACTTCATAGACGCCACCGCCGACGTGCAGTCTGAGACGTCGAAGGTTCCGATAGACGCGGGGATTGCAAACTTCAAGGTGCTGGGGACGACTGGCAGCCTAACGCTCCCCGTCGAACTTTCGATTCAGACGTCGACCGGGCTGCACAGAGGGGTACACATGAGCCGGCTGGTGAAGGCGGCCAACGGCAGAAGGCCCAGAGGGGTCGAGCAGTGGCTAAGGTTCGTTTGCAGAGAGATCAACGAGACGCAACCTGGGTCAAGCGTCACTGCAAGCTTCGACCTTCCCTTCGACGACCAGTTCGCAAAGGTCACCATGCGGGCCACCCAGCGGGGAGCAGTCACCTACCGTTATGTCGTCGACGGGATGACGGCGTGTCCCTGCTCGAAGAAGATGATAGGGATTGGGCACATGCAGCGAGCCCAGATGACCCTTGTCCTCAAGAGCGAGAGGGCGCTGGACTCGGTAGGAGTCATCCGGAGGATCAACGAGTGCTTCTCTGCCTCACCGCGCGAGCACATGAAGAGACTAGAGGAAGCGAAGAAGATCCTGGAGGCGCAGGCCAACCCCAGGTTCGCTGAGGACCTCGTGCGTGAATGCGTGAATCGGTTCCCCAACGCGCTCTTCGTGAGCGGGCGGTGCTTCGAGTCTATCCACGCCCACGACGCTATAGCAACATGGTCGGCACGTCCTGGGTGGATGCCCATCCTCTAG
- a CDS encoding DUF72 domain-containing protein codes for MSDLLVGTSGWSYNEWAGAFYPSSTTNKLAYYSKYYQTVEVDSSFYAFPSKGMVEGWARYTPEKFVFSIKLPRQLTHDKRLDADKGVEADLVRFLGLLKPLIATGKLGPVLVQLPPSYAYQSDFARLKGFFERAPEDIRFAVEFRHPSWLREEVWSYLRGRNVANVIVDEPLLPPDTVVTADFAFIRWHGRGSRPWYNYRYGDKELDNWAPKVEEVAARVKETYGYFNNHFKGFAVENSLKMLEKLGRASSQQQDARERATKFIETGRREEGEGSLMEFVEKRGK; via the coding sequence TTGTCCGATCTCCTCGTAGGGACGTCGGGGTGGTCCTACAACGAGTGGGCGGGTGCATTCTATCCCAGCTCGACGACGAACAAGCTCGCTTACTACTCCAAGTATTACCAGACCGTCGAGGTAGACTCTTCATTCTACGCGTTCCCCTCGAAAGGGATGGTCGAGGGGTGGGCCAGATACACCCCTGAAAAGTTCGTCTTTTCAATCAAGCTCCCAAGGCAGCTCACGCATGACAAGCGGCTTGACGCGGACAAGGGGGTCGAGGCAGACCTGGTCAGGTTCCTGGGGCTTCTCAAGCCGCTCATCGCAACCGGCAAACTGGGACCCGTCCTGGTCCAGCTCCCTCCGAGCTATGCATATCAGTCCGACTTCGCCAGGCTGAAGGGGTTCTTCGAGAGGGCTCCGGAAGACATCAGGTTCGCAGTCGAGTTTAGGCATCCGTCGTGGCTCAGAGAGGAAGTGTGGTCCTACCTGAGGGGGAGGAACGTCGCCAACGTGATAGTGGACGAGCCCCTTCTCCCTCCTGACACGGTTGTCACGGCAGACTTCGCGTTCATCAGGTGGCATGGCAGGGGGAGCAGGCCCTGGTACAACTACAGGTATGGCGACAAGGAATTAGACAATTGGGCGCCCAAGGTGGAGGAGGTGGCCGCCAGGGTCAAGGAGACGTACGGCTACTTCAATAACCATTTCAAAGGGTTCGCCGTTGAGAACTCGTTGAAGATGCTGGAGAAGCTCGGCAGGGCCAGCTCCCAGCAACAGGACGCGAGAGAGAGAGCTACGAAGTTCATAGAGACAGGGCGGAGAGAGGAGGGGGAAGGCAGCCTGATGGAGTTCGTGGAGAAAAGAGGAAAGTGA
- a CDS encoding NAD(+)/NADH kinase, giving the protein MKVKLLLDGVRPKVDQVQLRRTLEEAGFTVVKGRADMGLVVGGDGRFGDYGRTEEIPLLFVGVRSKNPTGSKAYLAEAYFDELPEALRLVAAGAYKIEKHRRLEVLKDGRSLGEVFTDVYLQRGGDSNCIRYNVKIDSTSLSTEDVAIGDGVVVCTSAGSTGYYSYPDKLVGNRMNPGAHSFIGRGDIGICHIAPSFTERKGSNEHPLRYTVPWGAKVRLSLFRPADARLYGTTGSRGGIRVAVGEVITIRPGKKVTRLVSFR; this is encoded by the coding sequence ATGAAGGTCAAGTTGCTCCTGGACGGCGTCAGGCCGAAGGTCGACCAGGTCCAGCTTAGAAGGACGCTGGAAGAAGCTGGGTTCACCGTGGTGAAGGGGCGAGCTGACATGGGCCTTGTGGTGGGCGGGGACGGCAGATTTGGTGATTATGGGCGGACAGAAGAAATCCCCTTGCTCTTCGTAGGTGTCAGGTCGAAGAACCCGACGGGGTCCAAGGCTTACCTGGCGGAAGCGTATTTCGACGAGCTCCCAGAGGCACTCCGCCTGGTCGCAGCCGGGGCCTACAAGATAGAAAAGCATCGTCGGCTCGAGGTCCTCAAGGACGGAAGATCGCTGGGTGAAGTTTTCACCGACGTCTACCTTCAGAGGGGGGGTGACAGCAACTGCATACGGTACAATGTGAAGATAGACAGCACGAGTCTCAGCACTGAAGACGTAGCGATAGGCGACGGCGTGGTGGTATGCACCTCGGCCGGTTCAACAGGCTATTACTCCTATCCAGACAAGCTTGTGGGAAACAGGATGAACCCTGGAGCGCACAGCTTTATCGGAAGGGGCGACATCGGGATATGCCACATCGCTCCATCGTTTACCGAGCGCAAAGGGAGCAATGAGCATCCCCTGAGATACACCGTCCCCTGGGGGGCCAAAGTCAGGCTCTCCTTGTTCAGGCCTGCAGATGCCAGGTTGTACGGCACCACGGGGAGTCGGGGCGGGATCAGGGTAGCAGTCGGTGAGGTGATCACGATCAGGCCGGGAAAGAAGGTCACTAGGCTGGTCTCATTCCGGTAG
- a CDS encoding phosphate uptake regulator PhoU translates to MRLMDLGLDQLNSLLVEMAQLSQAAVSASIEAYERGGKGKEVKQMSERLRVLHRQVSDLSVEIIARYQPVASDLRFLKACFEISYGFFRYGRYALDITDVLEVFGDLSKCDHGSVAATAQKTQEMIRMSVDAFARRDVELARRIPSLDDAIDLSYRENVKGTLRGKGDIRCALSSMLILRYLERIADHATYIGETVEYITTGIEPSK, encoded by the coding sequence ATGAGGCTCATGGACTTGGGGCTGGACCAACTGAATTCGCTGCTAGTCGAAATGGCGCAGTTGTCGCAAGCCGCGGTCTCAGCCTCCATCGAAGCGTACGAGCGGGGTGGGAAGGGGAAAGAGGTGAAGCAGATGTCGGAACGACTCAGGGTGCTGCACCGCCAGGTGAGCGACCTTTCCGTGGAGATCATCGCGAGGTACCAGCCGGTGGCGTCAGACCTCAGGTTCCTCAAGGCGTGCTTCGAGATATCGTATGGGTTCTTCAGATATGGCCGATACGCTCTTGACATCACGGATGTCCTCGAGGTGTTCGGGGACCTGAGCAAGTGCGACCACGGCTCGGTGGCGGCGACAGCGCAGAAGACGCAGGAAATGATCAGGATGAGCGTAGACGCCTTCGCTCGAAGAGATGTCGAGCTCGCAAGGAGGATACCTTCTCTGGATGACGCTATCGACTTGAGCTACAGAGAGAACGTCAAGGGGACGCTCCGAGGCAAAGGGGACATAAGGTGCGCGCTTTCTTCCATGCTGATACTGAGGTACCTAGAGCGCATCGCCGACCATGCGACCTACATCGGAGAGACGGTGGAGTACATCACGACTGGCATAGAGCCGTCGAAGTAG
- the pstB gene encoding phosphate ABC transporter ATP-binding protein — protein MEKSEELTREGTGLIRLAALSAFYGERRVLREVSLSIEPNKVTVFMGPSGCGKTTLLRTINRMNDGVPKFSVTGQVLLDGTDVYSPEVDPILLRTRVGMVFQKPNPFPISIYDNVAFGPRIHKLTKTKSELDQLVRDSLEKAALWDEVGTRLKASALDLSGGQQQRLCIARALAVKPEVILMDEPASALDPGSTSKIEELMVELKENYTVVLVTHNMQQAARVGGNVAFLYKGDLVEFGQAEDVFQNPKNPLTEKYIRGAL, from the coding sequence ATGGAAAAATCAGAGGAACTGACGCGAGAAGGGACTGGCCTGATAAGGCTCGCCGCCCTGAGCGCGTTCTACGGGGAACGGAGAGTCCTCAGGGAGGTCTCGCTTTCCATCGAACCGAACAAGGTAACCGTATTCATGGGGCCGTCTGGGTGCGGCAAGACGACCCTCCTAAGGACGATTAACCGGATGAACGACGGGGTCCCGAAGTTCAGCGTGACCGGCCAGGTGCTTCTCGACGGCACCGATGTCTATTCACCAGAGGTGGACCCGATACTCCTCCGCACCAGGGTCGGGATGGTATTCCAGAAACCTAACCCCTTCCCCATCTCCATCTATGACAACGTGGCTTTCGGGCCAAGGATACATAAGCTCACAAAGACGAAGTCCGAGCTGGACCAACTGGTCCGAGATAGCCTCGAGAAGGCAGCCCTTTGGGATGAAGTGGGCACCAGGCTGAAGGCCAGCGCCTTAGACCTCTCCGGGGGCCAACAGCAGCGCCTTTGCATAGCACGTGCGCTCGCCGTGAAGCCTGAAGTAATCCTCATGGACGAACCTGCGTCAGCACTCGACCCCGGCTCGACCTCGAAGATCGAGGAACTAATGGTCGAGCTGAAGGAAAACTACACTGTCGTCCTGGTCACGCACAACATGCAGCAGGCGGCAAGGGTGGGGGGGAACGTGGCCTTCCTCTACAAGGGAGACCTGGTCGAGTTCGGTCAAGCCGAAGACGTCTTCCAGAACCCCAAGAATCCACTGACTGAGAAGTACATCCGAGGCGCCTTGTAG